In Emys orbicularis isolate rEmyOrb1 chromosome 14, rEmyOrb1.hap1, whole genome shotgun sequence, the sequence TAGAGATATGTAGTGTGGGTCTGAAAGATGGATTTTGACTTTACGATGTTGATAACATGAACATCGGACTGTGAGTATATGGCAAAATATGATGCAATACATCTGAAAACAAAACGTACAGCATATGCGACAGTTGCATGGTGAGAGACCTCACTAAACACAACCTTTTTAGCAGTTGaatggaaaataaattaataaagaaaattCCTGCCTTAGGGCAAGGTTTGTGTATTGTGGGAGATGTGCATTTCAAtaagtattttcaattcaccgtTGTAAGTAGGAGGAACTACTAACATGCAAAACCTGCATATTAATAACCAAATATTGGTGCAGCTAATGGGAATGGAATTACGGGATTAGAAATTCACAAATATATCTTTTGACAGTACGGCAGACTTCATCCCCCCACTTGCCTTGAGATGACTGGGAAAACAGGACACAGTTTTCACGCTTTCCCCCATTTGGTTGGGAGCGATCCCAGTTGAAATAGTTTAGAGCcatcccattgacatcaacaaATTTCCCTTCGTTTACCATGTCGGTGATACCCAGCCAAAAGTCTGCAACCCCTGGCAGACTTTTCTTGCCATAGTCTCGAAGGGAGTTGGTTTCATCATTATCTCTGGGGATAGCCAGTGTCCCTCCCTTGGCTATGCAGTCTTCATTGGCTTCATGGAAATGCTTGGCACCTTCAGATGCCAGGTAGCACTTCTTATGGATCTTTGTTCCACGAAGACAGACTGTGAATAGATATGGTTGAGCATGTTGATTAAGAAACGGAGTCACATATTAGAATAGGGTCTGGACCAGTTCTAGGAGCAGGCGAGCAGGGCAGCGCCActcagcttttgtttttttattttgtgcatttggctGCTCGTGTGCAGGTTTGTAGGGGTGGGGAGAGCACCAAGAACATTTTCCACCCTGGCTGGCAAAATGGCCAGGGCTGTTCCAGAACAGAGTTGACATTTTagtgggagattttcaaaagcccctaagggcctacaagtcccactgaaagtcaacgTGACTTGTGATCTTAATTTCAGAAGGGGctattgaaaatcccacctcTATGCTTTTTATATTAATCTACTTGGGTCACCATTGTCAGCCTGGATCCAGCCAGGAACGTACAGTAATTTCCTCAGGATTATTTATGCTGTTGTTTGcgaccacacatacacacaaagacGATGTAGGCCTGTTGTTTgtttaacttctttttttttttgtaaatagtcCCTACTGCCAACTTTACACATTTGGCTTCACCTCATCGGGTTCATAATGTATGCTGAGGAGAAATGGATGTTTGTATTGTTGGCAGAGCTGGTTTAGTTGCCAGGAAGTAGGTGGATTCTTGGCTGCACGCCAAAGACAAGGATCTAAAGGTCTTTTCATACTTGTGACATTTAAGTGCCAAAGTAAAGCGTGTTATGCATTAGCTAAGTCTAGTCCCTAGTAAATAAATGGAAGACAGAAAGTGCTAAAGGGCTAGTTACAGTATGTCCTGGTCATCAGATATTGATTGGAAATTCATAATTCAAATCTCTGTTTGGGCAATTGATAGATAAATATTGCCACTGGCAGGATAACATACAGAGGACATAAAACTCTTTAGGGCTTCATTTCCAGTCACTTTTTCCACCATCCTCCTCCCTTCAAATGCTAATTTCAAGTGACCCAAGGTGATTTAAAACTAGAAATGCCTTTTCAAAGAGAGAGATTACATTCAATGCCTGATTTGCACAACAGTCTCATTTATtaaatcttatttatttttggcTATGCTTCGCTATATGGTAATAGACCACGAGGTATGCCAGCATGGCTCTTCCAAAGTCCAGGTCATTGCTGGCTTCATCAAGTGGAAGATGTTGGCAACATCTCAGTGACATGTTGCTAAGGAATCCCACTTGTCAAAGAAGTATGATTCCTCATTGAACATTATAGTGGGGCAGGAAATGTTTGGTTTCACTGATAAAATGTTTAGTGACATttagttgatttagttggggattggtcctgctttgagcagggggttggactagatgacctcctgaggtcccttccaaccctgagattctatgattctatttcctAGTAAAAACAGActaataaaacatgttttacCTGTCTGAAGTGCCTGCATTTCTTTCAGGGAGTTTACTTCTTGCCACAGCTTGTCAATCTGAGTCTTTAGATCACCGTCCTTttcttaaaagaaagaaagaaagaatgaataaATATACACATTCAAGATGATCTTTAAGTCAGAAGCCCTGTTAAAATATCATGGGCTTCTGCATGTATGAGATTTGCATAACTCTTTAGTTGGGAGAAAATCATAGTAATTACAATGTTCAGAGACAATCAAAATGCTGTAATGCAATAAAATTAAGTAGCAATCATTTAAATGCCATAAAATCACAACATCAAAGCAATGCAATTCTAGTAATCATTATAAGCCAAACGAAATGTTCACCTGGGTCAGACTCAGTTCTCTGTGACACTAGTGCACcttcttccattgaaatcagcgaGATTATACCAACACAAAATTTATGCAGGATGAGAATAAAGCAACAAATATTCATAAACAAATAAATTGCATATTTaactacacttctaccccgatataacgctgtcctcgggagccaaaaaatcttaccccattataggtgaaactgcgttatatcaaacttgctttgatccgccggagtgtgcagtcctgccccccccagagcgctgctttaccgcgctatatccgaattcgtgttatatcaggttgcattatatcagggtagaggtgtattttaaaatacataggTTTAGTAAAATTAATTTCCCAAGATTAAGTACAGAATAATATTAATATGACAGCTTGCTGTTTTGCTCATTGATTTCTACTGTATTTCATTTTGGTCTCTCTTTAGGTAAATACACATGAAATTCCAATGCACTCTCATGGTAGTTCACTTATTCCAACTTTTTAATGTGTTACTGAATTATAAATTCAGACTATTGCTTAGAGATCAGTCATTATTGTACTAGGGCTGCTGACGAGATTTGGTTTTGGCTGTACATTTGAGCCCTGGTCTACGCTAAAtggttaggtcaatgtaagctgcatTGCATCAACCttgctgtggaagtgtcttcacttaaatttggctcccccCAACATAAGCGCCTCTCTACACCAATTTAGTAACACCACTTCTCCAAATGGGGTAGAGTCAAGGTCGATGAaattaggtcaatgcagtgtcaaTGTAGTCGCTGTGTTACTTCCGTCAACTTTTACTGACTTTCAAAAACCATCCCACAATTCCCTACACTGACAATTCAATTGGTACAAgaactcctggtgaggacacgccccgctgacacaaggagccaagtgtgcacgAACACAAGCGATTGAATAACTATGGTGGCTGTATGCATATGTAAGTTAGatcgacataattttgtagtgtagacatggcctaatttAACTATTAGATAGGTTGGAGATGTTGAGAGTTTGTTTTCATGGAATTTTTGCTTTGAAAACTATATTTAGTGATTGGGCTACAACCTGCCTTATATACTTGTCTTGGTAAAAGAACCCCAAACAATCCCAAAAGATGCTATGGCAGACATTTTCAATTTTGGGTGTCTAAAGTTAGTCACCTAAATAAAAGAGGCCCGATGTTCAGATTTACTTTGCTACTGCACAAAAATGCACATGGGTTAAAATAGGAATCAGGGCTCCCAGATACCACTGTAATGAGCATGGTGTAAAACCCTCAAAACTAGACAGATAGATTCATGAGAAGGGGAAACAAAAGCCATACAGCCTCCCGGCTTTCAGAGTAGTGTGAGCATAGTAAGAAATGGACTTGTGTAAGCTGCTTACTTTTCACTGACTAACAAGTAAATATTCACCAGCTGTGTAATCTACATTATGCTTTCTAAAAAATGGGAAGTAAGTTTAAATTAAATACACACATTTCCCAACATTCAAGGTTTTTGTCTTTGCTCTGCATATGTTTAGTGGGAAACTATACTTTTCTCACCAATTCTTTCTGGCTTCGTTTGTCCATCATTGTACGACACTCCCTAAAGAACTAGAATTGAAGAATATCCTACAAATATCCCATTAAAAAGTTACAAAAACTTTCTAggtcatggaaaataaatctcAACAAAAATCCTTGGGAGTCTGTTAGTTTATTGAGCTTGTTTTGACCAGATGCACATGATATTCTATTCTTGGTGATATCCATTATATAATACAGAACTGAAGATCATGGGCCAAACTGCGATCTCATTTACAACTCAGAATCCCaaataaagtcaatggagctgagaGGACAGTATTTGGCTCTCTACCCTATATTTATGTAATACAGTTTAGCACATTACACTTCACTTTACTCATACTTGTAACCCAAATAACGTATACAGAATCTTCTCTCTAGACAGAGTAAATATAGGCACAAATACCCTttgataatacattttaaaaatgatattaACCACCGGTTCAAATAATATTTAAGAGTATTGTAAATGCCCATGGTATATACCCTCCCTCCTCCAAATTAAACTGATTACCTTTCACTCTACGTTTACTGTGCTTTCTGGCTTTGAACTTGGAAGCCTGGCCAGTAGCTTGATCCAGCAGTAGTATGCTAATGAGGAGAAAAATTAGAAGTCCAGTTTGTGCCATGTCTCTTTTCAAAAGCTAATAAGAAGCTTCCAGAAAGTCTCTATAGCAGCTAAGAGAGCAAATCACACAGCCACAGCTCAATATGAACTGACTGAGGTCAGCTTTATGAAACTGTAGTGATAGAGTTGGCTGTACTCCTTGCTTACGAAATGTGTTTGATGCTTCAGCTGGCTTCAGCATAAGGTACCCCCTTGTTCTCATTCCTCCTCTTCAACTGATTTCAGCTGGAACAGATCCATTTTACAGAGCGTATACCAGAACTGAACAATTTATTTGTTTTGCTATTAGTGAACTCCATTTTTCAGGAGTAATATTTAAAACTTTGAGGATGAATGTCATGGAAAAACAAACGGGCGTTCAAAAAACACACATCCGTGCATTGTCACTTTCAAGGAGATACAGTCAGACTACTTACGTGAATGTCATAGAAGCATTTACCAACATCCCCATCCAGCTTCTTGAAAATGGGTCTGGCCTAAGCCAATTAAAGATAGACAATGGACATGATCCTccttccattgaggtcaatgagagttttgccactgagttcTTTGGCAGCAGGACTGAGCTCTGTAGCTCTCCAAGGGGTTTTGGTCACTTTCTATGAAGGGTACATTTATCAATAGCATACAACGGGTTAATAAGTGACTAATAGATGTTACAAGTTTACCGATATGAATAGTATGTGTTATAGACTGGGGTCGGATTGGGGAGAAAAAGTCTTGGTACTCTtccagcctcctcccccacaatAAGTGCTTCTCACTTGAGTCATCAAAATCAGATATCTCTCAGTTAATTGAGGTCcactgggctctttaaatcaggCTTTCCTGGATGGTCTTGACTATGCCCATGGAATCTGCTCTCCTCTTTGGGCCTGGATCCTTCTtgattagaaggaaaaaaaataagcgGTGGCACCTCTTGCCCATTTGTTGCACCAAAATGAGTTGTTGCCCACAAGGAATTGTGCAGATCTGTGACCCGGCCTCTCCTCTTTTACATGAGGAATGAAATAGCTAACTGTGTTGATGTTCAAACAATCATCATTGGGTGTCCGGGTTCACACCTCAGGGAGATGAATGGGGCAATTCACACCTGTCGGAGCTGTTCCAGACTCACCTAGACATCTTTGCACGGCTACATTCCATTCCCATTTGagaggttttcttcacaaccagaaCAGCTGGGGGTAGGGGAGAGTGGTAAAAAAGCTGAGCTTCAGGAGAACAAGA encodes:
- the CLEC3A gene encoding C-type lectin domain family 3 member A, producing MAQTGLLIFLLISILLLDQATGQASKFKARKHSKRRVKEKDGDLKTQIDKLWQEVNSLKEMQALQTVCLRGTKIHKKCYLASEGAKHFHEANEDCIAKGGTLAIPRDNDETNSLRDYGKKSLPGVADFWLGITDMVNEGKFVDVNGMALNYFNWDRSQPNGGKRENCVLFSQSSQGKWGDEVCRTVKRYICEFLIP